Below is a window of Dietzia timorensis DNA.
ATGTCCATCGATGTGATGCTGCCGTATTACGGCGACGTCGACCACTTCAAGAAGGCCGTCGACAGCGTCGTGGCGCAGAGCTTCACCGACTTCCGACTCATCGTGGTCGACGACGGCTTCCCGGACCCCGAACCCGCCCGCTACATGGGCGAAATAGCGGCGCGGGATTCGCGTGTGACGTACGAGAAGAACGAGGTCAACCTCGGCGCGAACGGCAATTACCGCAAATGTCTCGGCATGGTCTCCGCGCCCACGGTGGTCGTGATGGGCGCGGACGACATCATGCTCCCCGGCTACCTGCAGGCCGTGCACGATGGCTTCGCGGCGCAGCCTGACGCCGCCGTATTCGAATGCGGTGTCGCCGTGATCGACGAGAACGGCGCACCCGCGAATTCGCTCGCCGACGCCGTCAAGGCGTGGAACTCCCCGCTGTCGAATCCGAACGGCCGCAAGGTACTCGGCGGTGAGGACCTCATGGTCTCGCTGATGCACGGCAACTGGACGTACTTCCCGTCGCTCGCGTGGAATGCCGAGTGGATCGGGCAGATCGGCTTCCGGGAGGGTCTTGACGTCGTGCAGGACCTCGCCCTCCTGGTCGACACGATTTCCGCCGGCGGCAAGATGGTCATCGATCCGACCCTCGCGTTCCTGTACCGCCGCCATTCGGCGTCGGACTCCTCGGTCCGCGCGCTCGACGGCCGCCGTTTCGCCGAGGAGTCCCGCTTCTTCGCGGGCGAGGCGAAGACCTTCGCCGACCGCGGCTGGAAGAAGGCCGCCCGTGCCGCACGCCTCCACTGGACCTCACGTCTCAATGCGGCCACGCTGCTCCCGACCGCGCTCAAGGCCGGCAAGCTCCGCGAGGGCGGGCCGAAGCTCGTCCGCCACATCTTCGGGTAGCCCGCGCGCCGCGGACCCGTGCCGCGGTGCAGCGAATTTCCGTTGTACCGCAGCTTTTCGATTTCCCGTGCCATGATGCAGACATGGGTGTTGCACCGAACTTTTCCATCGTCACGCTCGGGGTGAAAGACATACGCACCAGCGCGTCCTTCTATCGAGCGCTCGGATGGGAACAACGTGGAAACCCTTCCGCGGGGATTACATGGTTCCGTACCTCGGGTACCTGGATTGGTCTGTTCGACTACACCGAGCTTGCAGATGACGTGGGTCTACCGGCTGTCGAGCCCCGAGGATTCTCGGGGATAACGCTTGCGCTCAACTTTGGAAGCGAGGCGGAAGTCGATTCTGCGCTGCAGCTCGCCGTCGAAGCCGGAGCACGTTTGGTCAAGCCGGCAGAGCGCGCCGAATGGGGCGGATACTCCGGCTATTTCGCCGATCTCGACGGGTACTTGTGGGAGACAGCGTATGCACCGATGTTTCCTGTCGACGAAAATGGCTCGATCGAGATCCCCGACTGACGTGCAAATCCAGCCCAGGAACAGTGTCTTGATAAAGGCGTACGTGGGCTTCGGTGTGCTCGAGACGTTAGATGTGCCGGCTGGACGCCCGCGAAGTTACGCCGCTTCGGTCGAGCCGCCTGCCGAGCCCGAATCCTGCCCGGGCGGCGCACCCATCGGCCCGCCCGCGCCCGGTTCTCCATCGGGCGGGGTTCCGCCGCCGCCGGGCCCGCCCGCGCCGCCACCCGGCATCCCGCCGGACATCTCCTGCTCGGTGGTCGTGTCGATCGGCACGTCGATGGACACCGTGTACCCGGAGCTCGCATCGCCGGTAACCGACGCCACCTGCTGGTCCCATCCGTCGGAGAACACGTTGTCGGTGCCGAGCGTGATCTTCGCAAGATTGCTCGCCGACCCGGTGTAGCCGGTCAACGCATAAACTTGCGTCGCCACGTCCTCGGGGATCGCAAGCTGCGAGGTCAACACGTTGTTCGTCGCGTCGGAGATCGACGCCTTGTCCGGGAAGACCTCGAAGTGGATGTGTGGCCAGCGGCCGGAGTAGCAGCCGGGCATGATCGAGGTGAACCTCACCACGCCGTCATCTCCGGCAATCTGCACGCCGCGTAGATACGTTTCGTCCTCGATGCCCTCGCCGTACATCGAGTAGTTCCCCTCGGCGTCGCAGTGCCAGACGTAGACGGCGGCGCCGGTGAACGGCACGTTCCCGCCGGCGATGTCGATGATGTTGAGCTCGAGCGTGATCTGCACGCCCTCGGCCGTCGCGCCGCCTCCGATCGAGGAGCGGATGTCGCTACGCTCGACGCCAGTCATGTCTAGGACGTCGGGGCCGTTCGAGCCGTCGCCGGGGTAAGGACCCGCAGTCTCGGTGGGCATCTCGGTGTAGGTGGTGTCGGCGACACCCGTGGCCGATGCGCTCGACGAACTCGCCGAGGCGGAGGCTCCCGAGGAACCGGGCGAGCACGCGGCGAGCGCGACGGCGCCGGCCCCCAGCCCGAGGGCGCCGAGAAACTTGCGTCGCCCGAGCAGCGTCGCGACATCAAACGCGAGGCCCTGATCCTCGATGTCCTCCCCGGGTCGGTCGAGAGGGCGCCCCTCGTAGGTTCGCGTTTCGGCGCCGGTGGCCGGTGCCGGGTGTTCGTTCGCGGCGGGGTAGGGGCGGAGGGTGCGGGAGTTGTCCGCCGGATTCGTTTCGGCGGAATTGTTCGTGCGCTTCGCGCGGGAAAACAGCGATGCCATGAGGGGCCTCTTTCTCTTCGTGGTCGGGGCCCGTTTCGCCCTGGGCAGTGGACGAGGGGCCGGCGGCCGCTACGAGATAAGAACTTATTGCGCTTCGCTGGTGCGTTCCCTGGCGCGGGCTGGGGGATTTCTGTGAGCTTCGGCGCGACCGCGCCGGCCTCGAAGGCCGGGCCGGGGCCAAAGTCGTCCGATCCTCATCAGCCGGGGGCTGCGCCCACAGCCGACCGCAATAAACCGCGCGGTCGGTACACAAACCGTCGTGTCACGGCATGGGTGAAAGGTGACTACTCATGCGTTCTACGGAAGGCGACGAGAATCCGGCGCCAGCCGAAGCCAGAGGCAGCCCGCTAGCGCACCCCGATCACGACACGCCCGCCCGCGTGTTCAACGTGAAACATCGACTCGTCAGCAAAAATCTCGGGGTCGAACTCGATCGGCACCTGGCGAATGTTGCCCTTGAGCGGCATCGTGTTGACGACCTCGTCGTACGCCCACACTTCGCCATCCGACCCCTTTTCCGGGGTCAGAACGAGTACGTCGGGCCCCGGGAACTCCCCGCCGTGCAGCGCGCCGGCAAGTTCCCGTCCGCTAGTCGCCTTCGACCACCCCTCGATCAGCCCGTTGCGCTTCTCGTACTCGCCGGTCGGCGCCGCATACGCGGCGGCGGGCGCCTGGAATGCCCAGTACGGGTGGAACATGTACAGACTCGTGTCGTCGCTGAGCACCACGAGGTCCTTCGGTTCGGCCCCGCCAGTGACGTCGGAGATCGCCTCCACCACGGCCGTCGGTTCCCCCGGCGCGGAGCGGGCTTTGTCGGAGAACTCCGCATCCTCCTCGGACACAGATTGCGCGGCGTGCACGACGATCACCGCGCCGAGCGCAACGGCGAGGGCTGCCACCTGCGGCCCGCGGTCGTTCGCCTCTCCCCAGGCGCGTGCACGCCGCCAGGCCTCGCGCAACGCGAACACCCCGGCGCAGGCGAAGGCGAGGGTGATCACCGGCGTGAGCCGGAACGGCAGGAGCGTCGAACCGGTGATCGCGCGCAGCCCGGACAGCGCGAACCAGGCGTAGCCGGCGAGCACCATGATCGCCAAGGCGAACGCGATCCGGACGATTTCCGGAGACGAAGCGCCCGCGCCCTCCCCGCGCCCGCGGACAGCGCCGCCGACTGTCCACGCGAGCCACACCAGCCCGGCGATGCTCATCAGCACGAGACCGGTGCCCGAAAGCATCGGCAGCGGCCATTGCGCCGCGTCCTCGGGCGCGAAATCGGTGGCCACCGAGCGCTCGTGGCCGTCGCCGCGCAGCACCGCCAGCAGGTACGGCGTCCAAAACAGCAGCGCGATCAGCGCAGACACGATTCCGGCCGCCACCCATGACGCCACGATGCGCAGTCGCGTCCCGCGCCCATCGCGCGGGGTGCGGGCGAAGGAAATCGCTGCGCCCGACGTCACGATAACCACTCCGATGGCGGCGATAAGCGTGTAGGTAATGGCGGCGAGACCGAGGAATACGCCGGTGTAGGCGAGATAGCGCGGCTCGGCGATGCGTTGCGCCCACACCGCGACCGCGGGCAGCAACGCGATGAACAGCCAGGAGTAGGGCTCGTACGCGGCGAGCACGAGGCCGACCGCGGCGGTCGACAGCGCGAGCGGCACGGCGATGCGCGAGCCCGCGAGCGCGCGCCACGCGAGGAACGCGAACGAGGCCGCGAGCGCCATGGTGAAGATCGCGAAGGGCTTGTAGAACTCCCACGCGGGCACGCCGACGAGATCTGCGATGCGTCCGCCGATCCAGAACCAGCCCGCCGGGTAGAACGGCGCCGCATCCTTATAGAAGGCGTCGGCGAGCGCGGGTGAGGAGGCGAAGCGCCCCATGTACGCGACGCGGTTGAGCTGGTCG
It encodes the following:
- a CDS encoding VOC family protein, with product MGVAPNFSIVTLGVKDIRTSASFYRALGWEQRGNPSAGITWFRTSGTWIGLFDYTELADDVGLPAVEPRGFSGITLALNFGSEAEVDSALQLAVEAGARLVKPAERAEWGGYSGYFADLDGYLWETAYAPMFPVDENGSIEIPD
- a CDS encoding glycosyltransferase family 2 protein; this translates as MSIDVMLPYYGDVDHFKKAVDSVVAQSFTDFRLIVVDDGFPDPEPARYMGEIAARDSRVTYEKNEVNLGANGNYRKCLGMVSAPTVVVMGADDIMLPGYLQAVHDGFAAQPDAAVFECGVAVIDENGAPANSLADAVKAWNSPLSNPNGRKVLGGEDLMVSLMHGNWTYFPSLAWNAEWIGQIGFREGLDVVQDLALLVDTISAGGKMVIDPTLAFLYRRHSASDSSVRALDGRRFAEESRFFAGEAKTFADRGWKKAARAARLHWTSRLNAATLLPTALKAGKLREGGPKLVRHIFG
- a CDS encoding arabinofuranosyltransferase, which translates into the protein MGTARTIGRTAASIAGAVVAAGAMTAAALGGAALIDFQTPSYLPQMAMGTLIVAIAALALWAAGSRRLPEWSRTIAGLLAPAAGSAIHQSFLLYGTNHYLNGVGGDQLNRVAYMGRFASSPALADAFYKDAAPFYPAGWFWIGGRIADLVGVPAWEFYKPFAIFTMALAASFAFLAWRALAGSRIAVPLALSTAAVGLVLAAYEPYSWLFIALLPAVAVWAQRIAEPRYLAYTGVFLGLAAITYTLIAAIGVVIVTSGAAISFARTPRDGRGTRLRIVASWVAAGIVSALIALLFWTPYLLAVLRGDGHERSVATDFAPEDAAQWPLPMLSGTGLVLMSIAGLVWLAWTVGGAVRGRGEGAGASSPEIVRIAFALAIMVLAGYAWFALSGLRAITGSTLLPFRLTPVITLAFACAGVFALREAWRRARAWGEANDRGPQVAALAVALGAVIVVHAAQSVSEEDAEFSDKARSAPGEPTAVVEAISDVTGGAEPKDLVVLSDDTSLYMFHPYWAFQAPAAAYAAPTGEYEKRNGLIEGWSKATSGRELAGALHGGEFPGPDVLVLTPEKGSDGEVWAYDEVVNTMPLKGNIRQVPIEFDPEIFADESMFHVEHAGGRVVIGVR
- a CDS encoding intradiol ring-cleavage dioxygenase encodes the protein MASLFSRAKRTNNSAETNPADNSRTLRPYPAANEHPAPATGAETRTYEGRPLDRPGEDIEDQGLAFDVATLLGRRKFLGALGLGAGAVALAACSPGSSGASASASSSSASATGVADTTYTEMPTETAGPYPGDGSNGPDVLDMTGVERSDIRSSIGGGATAEGVQITLELNIIDIAGGNVPFTGAAVYVWHCDAEGNYSMYGEGIEDETYLRGVQIAGDDGVVRFTSIMPGCYSGRWPHIHFEVFPDKASISDATNNVLTSQLAIPEDVATQVYALTGYTGSASNLAKITLGTDNVFSDGWDQQVASVTGDASSGYTVSIDVPIDTTTEQEMSGGMPGGGAGGPGGGGTPPDGEPGAGGPMGAPPGQDSGSAGGSTEAA